AGTATTTCCAATAACTCCTCAAACTACTATGTTAGAGAAATTAGCAGAGTATATTCAAAAGGGTGAGTTGAAAGCTGAAATGATAAAAATAGAAAGTGAACATTCGGCAATGGCTTCTATTTATGGCGCTGCACTGGCTGGTGCAAGAGTATTTACAGCTACGGCATCTCAAGGGTTACTTTATATGGGCGAAATGATCTATTGGGCTGGAGGTCAAAGAGTACCAATAGTAGCAGCTGTAGCGACGAGAGCAATAGCAGAACCTTGGAGCATTTGGGATGATCACCAAGATTTTCTTAGCAAAAGAGATGCAATTTGGATACAAATGATGGCTGAAAATGTTCAAGAAGCATATGATCTTACTATTCAAGCCTTTAGAATTTCAGAAGATGAAAGAGTAATATTGCCAGTAATGATGGGTTTCGATGGTTTTATTTTGACTCATACCATGGAAAGAGTGGAAGTACTAGAAGATTATGAGGTAGATTCTTTCTTACCGCCTAGGCAATTTAATTTAATAGATTTCTCTGACCCAATAGGAATTGGCCCAATAGCTCAGCCAGATGAATACATGAGAATAAGATATGAAGCAATGAAATCCATGGAAAGAGCAAAAAGTGTAATTGAAGAAATAATGAGAGAATATGAGAGAATATCAGGTAAAAAGCAATATGGTCTAGTTGAATGTTATAGATGTGAAAATGCGAAATATGCTTTTGTAACAATGGGCGCATGGAGTGGAGACGCAAAAGTCGCTGTTGATAGGTTAAGAGATCAAGGAATTGAAGCTGGATTATTAAAGGTTAGAGTCTTTAGACCATTCCCGAAGGAGAAAATAGCTGAATATTTGAATTCAATGAAAGGTGTAATAGTGTTTGATAGGGCTGCATCGTTTGGTTCTGGTGGAATATTAGCTACTGAAGTAAAATCTGCACTTTATGGTTCTCAAACTCCAGTTTATAGTGTAATAGCCGGTTTAGGTGGAAAAGATGTTAGACCTTTACACTTCCAAAAGGTAATGGAAGATTTAGTTAATGGAAAATTGGAAGAAGAGAGGTGGATATTATGAGTTTAATCACTCAACCTAAGAGGATTCCTAAATTCTTTAGAGGAAATGCAGCGTGTCCAGGATGTCCTATACCTAGAGAATTAGACATATTGCTTGAAGAATTAGGAGAGAAGACAGTCCTAGTGGTTCCAGCATCATGCTCTACTGTAATATTGGGAGATACTAGTGGGATGCCAGCCACTGTTCCAGTAGTTCATAGTGCTTTTGCTGCACCAGCAGCTATAGCTTCTGGAATTGTCAGAGCTTTAAGAATGAGAGGAGAGAAAGATGCTATAGTTACAGTATGGGCTGGAGACGGTTCTACTGGAGATATAGGTTTTGCTGCATTAAGTGGTGCAGCCGAGAGAAATGAAGATATCTTTTACGTATGTTATGATAACGAAGCCTACATGAACACTGGAATTCAACGCTCAAGTCTAACTCCTAAGGGAGCTTGGACTACAACAACACCAGAAGGTAAGAGGGAATTTAAGAAACCATTACCATTCATTATGGCTGAAC
The nucleotide sequence above comes from Sulfurisphaera javensis. Encoded proteins:
- a CDS encoding 3-methyl-2-oxobutanoate dehydrogenase subunit beta; its protein translation is MSLITQPKRIPKFFRGNAACPGCPIPRELDILLEELGEKTVLVVPASCSTVILGDTSGMPATVPVVHSAFAAPAAIASGIVRALRMRGEKDAIVTVWAGDGSTGDIGFAALSGAAERNEDIFYVCYDNEAYMNTGIQRSSLTPKGAWTTTTPEGKREFKKPLPFIMAEHKIPYVATASIAYPFDYQAKVKKAKQIHGFRYIHLLSPCPPGWRFDSSLTVEIAKLAVETGVWPLFEIENGEFRLTSVSKTLIDKNNRKPVIEYLKLQGRFSKLTEEEIKEIQESIDEMWEEIKAMVKK
- a CDS encoding transketolase C-terminal domain-containing protein produces the protein MVQVLKRKSLALVGNHAVAYAVKQAKPQVLAVFPITPQTTMLEKLAEYIQKGELKAEMIKIESEHSAMASIYGAALAGARVFTATASQGLLYMGEMIYWAGGQRVPIVAAVATRAIAEPWSIWDDHQDFLSKRDAIWIQMMAENVQEAYDLTIQAFRISEDERVILPVMMGFDGFILTHTMERVEVLEDYEVDSFLPPRQFNLIDFSDPIGIGPIAQPDEYMRIRYEAMKSMERAKSVIEEIMREYERISGKKQYGLVECYRCENAKYAFVTMGAWSGDAKVAVDRLRDQGIEAGLLKVRVFRPFPKEKIAEYLNSMKGVIVFDRAASFGSGGILATEVKSALYGSQTPVYSVIAGLGGKDVRPLHFQKVMEDLVNGKLEEERWIL